In Centroberyx gerrardi isolate f3 chromosome 11, fCenGer3.hap1.cur.20231027, whole genome shotgun sequence, the following are encoded in one genomic region:
- the spns3 gene encoding protein spinster homolog 3 translates to MESNGSLMSHQDRGKTHLSLSSHSASHYGSLVNSLSSLTPAAVEKPAISPRRAHIAVAVLCYINLLNYMERYTIAGVLLNIQKFFDINDSTSGLLQTVFICSFIILAPIFGYLGDRYNRKFIMIGGLSVWLVTAVSSSFVTKSYFWFLVLMRALVGTGEASYSTIAPTIIGDLYTGAQRTIMISAFYIFIPVGSGLGYILGSSIATLTGDWRWALRLTPILGTVGLLLLIFLCPNPPRGAAETHGEGVIGQSSYLEDVKYLLKNKSFVWSSMGVTAMAFLTGALAFWTPTFLARAQVTQGTRPPCAEEPCDTSDSYIFGAVTVVTGILGVCIGTALSRWWRDRVPNADPLICAVGMLGSAPCLFLVIFLASPSIPAAYVFIFIGETLLSLNWPILADILLYVVVPTRRATAEALQITVCHLLGDAGSPYLVGAISDAVSAYYPDSLEWSFRSLKYSFLLCPFVGVLGGLFFLMTALYITQDRKAAQLLVEGDPPTQQDPTPEPTLEPSTRQHSGADS, encoded by the exons ATGGAGTCAAACGGATCACTGATGTCCCACCAGGACAGAGGCAAAACCCATCTGAGTCTAAGCTcccactctgcttcacactaTGGCTCCCTTGTTAACAGCCTTTCATCACTTACACCGGCAGCAGTGGAGAAACCAGCTATATCACCTCGACGCGCTCACATTGCTGTAGCTGTGCTCTGCTACATCAACTTGCTCAACTACATGGAGCGGTACACAATAGCAG GCGTCCTTCTCAACATCCAGAAATTCTTTGATATAAACGACAGCACATCTGGACTGCTGCAGACAG TTTTCATCTGCAGTTTCATAATTTTGGCTCCTATCTTTGGCTACCTTGGCGACCGCTACAACCGAAAGTTCATCATGATTGGTGGTTTGAGTGTGTGGCTTGTGACTGCAGTCAGCAGCTCTTTCGTCACCAAGTCG TACTTCTGGTTTCTGGTGCTGATGAGAGCCCTGGTGGGGACAGGAGAGGCCAGCTACTCCACCATTGCTCCCACCATCATAGGAGACCTCTATACCGGAGCTCAGCGGACCATCATGATCTCTGCCTTCTATATCTTCATCCCTGTCGGAAG cgGCCTTGGATATATATTGGGCTCATCAATAGCCACTCTCACAGGAGACTGGCGCTGGGCTCTTAGG CTCACTCCCATCTTGGGCACAGTGGGACTTCTCCTGCTGATCTTCTTGTGCCCGAACCCCCCCAGAGGAGCTGCAGAAACCCATGGAGAGGGGGTTATAGGGCAGAGCTCATACCTAGAGGACGTCAAGTACCTTCTGAAAAA TAAAAGTTTTGTGTGGTCGTCAATGGGAGTGACGGCGATGGCCTTCCTCACCGGAGCCTTGGCTTTCTGGACCCCTACCTTTCTGGCCAGGGCCCAGGTCACTCAGGGAACCCGGCCCCCGTGCGCCGAGGAGCCCTGCGACACCTCAGACAG TTACATCTTCGGTGCCGTGACTGTGGTGACGGGCATTCTGGGAGTGTGTATCGGCACCGCGCTCTCCAGGTGGTGGAGGGACAGGGTGCCGAACGCCGACCCGCTCATCTGCGCCGTGGGCATGCTGGGATCCGCCCCCTGCCTCTTTCTCGTCATCTTCCTGGCATCACCGAGCATCCCGGCCGCTTAC GTGTTCATTTTCATTGGAGAGACACTGCTATCGTTGAACTGGCCCATTCTGGCTGACATACTCCTG TATGTTGTTGTACCGACCAGAAGGGCCACAGCTGAGGCTCTCCAGATTACAGTCTGCCATCTCCTGGGTGACGCTGGGAGTCCTTACCTAGTAGGAGCG ATCTCTGATGCTGTGAGCGCATACTATCCCGACTCCCTCGAGTGGAGCTTCCGCAGTCTGAAGTACAGcttcctgctctgtccttttGTCGGGGTCCTGGGTGGGCTGTTTTTCCTCATGACTGCCCTCTACATCACCCAAGACAGGAAGGCAGCTCAGCTACTTGTTGAAG GAGATCCTCCAACACAGCAGGATCCTACGCCTGAGCCTACCTTGGAGCCAAGCACCAGG CAACACAGCGGTGCAGACTCATAG